The Papio anubis isolate 15944 chromosome 5, Panubis1.0, whole genome shotgun sequence genome has a segment encoding these proteins:
- the APC gene encoding adenomatous polyposis coli protein isoform X5 translates to MRTRALPIPVGSPPIGWVWAHVTDMWLYWCSPPGCHWRQNGGAVGLGNGEVLKQLQGSIEDEAMASSGQIDLLERLKELNLDSSNFPGVKLRSKMSLRSYGSREGSVSSRSGECSPVPMGSFPRRGFVNGSRESTGYLEELEKERSLLLADLDKEEKEKDWYYAQLQNLTKRIDSLPLTENFSLQTDMTRRQLEYEARQIRVAMEEQLGTCQDMEKRAQRRIARIQQIEKDILRIRQLLQSQATEAERSSQNKHETGSHDAERQNEGQGVAEINMATSGNGQGSTTRMDHETASVLSSSSTHSAPRRLTSHLGTKVEMVYSLLSMLGTHDKDDMSRTLLAMSSSQDSCISMRQSGCLPLLIQLLHGNDKDSVLLGNSRGSKEARARASAALHNIIHSQPDDKRGRREIRVLHLLEQIRAYCETCWEWQEAHEQGMDQDKNPMPAPVEHQICPAVCVLMKLSFDEEHRHAMNELGRKATRGISSQELGQGLSGGLQAIAELLQVDCEMYGLTNDHYSITLRRYAGMALTNLTFGDVANKATLCSMKGCMRALVAQLKSESEDLQQVIASVLRNLSWRADVNSKKTLREVGSVKALMECALEVKKESTLKSVLSALWNLSAHCTENKADICAVDGALAFLVGTLTYRSQTNTLAIIESGGGILRNVSSLIATNEDHRQILRENNCLQTLLQHLKSHSLTIVSNACGTLWNLSARNPKDQEALWDMGAVSMLKNLIHSKHKMIAMGSAAALRNLMANRPAKYKDANIMSPGSSLPSLHVRKQKALEAELDAQHLSETFDNIDNLSPKASHRSKQRHKQSLYGDYVFDTNRHDDNRSDNFNAGNMTVLSPYLNTTVLPSSSSSRGSLDSSRSEKDRSLERERGIGLGNYHPATENPGTSSKRGLQISTTAAQIAKVMEEVSAIHTSQEDRSSGSTTELHCVTDERNALRRSSAAHTHSNTYNFTKSENSNRTCSMPYAKLEYKRSSNDSLNSVSSSDGYGKRGQMKPSIESYSEDDESKFCSYGQYPADLAHKIHSANHMDDNDGELDTPINYSLKYSDEQLNSGRQSPSQNERWARPKHIIEDEIKQSEQRQSRSQSTTYAVYTESTDDKHLKFQPHFGQQECVSPYRSRGANGSETNRVGSNHGINQNVSQSLCQEDDYEDDKPTNYSERYSEEEQHEEEERPTNYSIKYNEEKHHVDQPIDYSLKYATDIPSSQKQSFSFSKSSSGQSTKTEHISSSSENTSTPSSNAKRPNQLHPSSAQSRSGQTQKAATCKVSSINQETIQTYCVEDTPICFSRCSSLSSLSSAEDEIGCDQTTQEADSANTLQIAEIKDKIGTRSTEDPVSEVPAVSQHTRTKPSRLQGSSLSSESTRHKAVEFSSGAKSPSKSGAQTPKSPPEHYVQETPLMFSRCTSVSSLDSFESRSIASSVQSEPCSGMVSGIISPSDLPDSPGQTMPPSRSKTPPPPPQTAQTKREVPKNKTPTAEKRESGPKQAAVNAAVQRVQVLPDADTLLHFATESTPDGFSCSSSLSALSLDEPFIQKDVELRIMPPVQENDNGNETESEQPKESNENQEKEAEKTIDSEKDLLDDSDDDDIEILEECIISAMPTKSSRKAKKPAQTASKLPPPVARKPSQLPVYKLLPSQNRLQPQKHVSFTPGDDMPRVYCVEGTPINFSTATSLSDLTIESPPNELAAGEGVRAGAQSGEFEKRDTIPTEGRSTDEAQGGKTSSVTIPELDDNKAEEGDILAECINSAMPKGKSHKPFRVKKIMDQVQQASASSSATNKNQLDGKKKKPTSPVKPIPQNTEYRTRIRKNADSKNNLNAERLFSDNKDSKKQNLKNNSKDFNDKLPNNEDRVRGSFAFDSPHHYTPIEGTPYCFSRNDSLSSLDFDDDDVDLSREKAELRKAKENKESEAKVTSHTDLTSNQQSASKTQAIAKHPINRGQLKPILQKQSTFPQSSKDIPDRGAATDEKLQNFAIENTPVCFSHNSSLSSLSDIDQENNNNKENEPIKETEPPDSQGEPSKPQASGYAPKSFHVEDTPVCFSRNSSLSSLSIDSEDDLLQECISSAMPKKKKPSRLKGDNEKHSPRNMGGMLAEDLTLDLKDIQRPDSEHGLSPDSENFDWKAIQEGANSIVSSLHQAAAAACLSRQASSDSDSILSLKSGISLGSPFHLTPDQEEKPFTSNKGPRILKPGEKSTLETKKIESESKGIKGGKKVYKSLITGKVRSNSEISGQMKQPLQANMPSISRGRTMIHIPGVRNSSSSTSPVSKKGPPLKTPASKSPSEGQTATTSPRGAKPSVKSELSPVARQTSQIGGSSKAPSRSGSRDSTPSRPAQQPLSRPIQSPGRNSISPGRNGISPPNKLSQLPRTSSPSTASTKSSGSGKMSYTSPGRQMSQQNLTKQTGLSKNASSIPRSESASKGLNQVNNGNGANKKVELSRMSSTKSSGSESDRSERPVLVRQSTFIKEAPSPTLRRKLEESASFESLSPSSRPASPTRSQAQTPVLSPSLPDMSLSTHSSVQAGGWRKLPPNLSPTIEYNDGRPAKRHDIARSHSESPSRLPINRSGTWKREHSKHSSSLPRVSTWRRTGSSSSILSASSESSEKAKSEDEKHVNSISGTKQSKENQVSAKGTWRKIKENEISPTNSTSQTVSSGATNGAESKTLIYQMAPAVSKTEDVWVRIEDCPINNPRSGRSPTGNTPPVIDSVSEKGNPNKDSKDNQAKQNVGNGSVPMRTVGLENRLNSFIQVDAPDQKGTETKPGQNNPVPVSETNESSIVERTPFSSSSSSKHSSPSGTVAARVTPFNYNPSPRKSSADSTSARPSQIPTPVNNNTKKRDSKTDSTESSGTQSPKRHSGSYLVTSV, encoded by the exons GGTTCAACTACACGAATGGACCACGAAACAGCCAGTGTTTTGAGTTCTAGTAGCACACACTCTGCACCTCGAAGGCTGACAAGTCATCTGGGAACCAAG GTGGAAATGGTGTATTCATTGTTGTCAATGCTTGGTACTCATGATAAGGATGATATGTCGCGAACTTTGCTAGCTATGTCTAGCTCCCAAGACAGCTGTATATCCATGCGACAGTCTGGATGTCTTCCTCTCCTCATCCAGCTTTTACATGGCAATGACAAAGACTCTGTATTGTTGGGAAATTCCCGGGGCAGTAAAGAGGCTCGGGCCAGGGCCAGTGCAGCACTCCACAACATCATTCACTCACAGCCTGATGACAAGAGAGGCAGGCGTGAAATCCGAGTCCTTCATCTTTTGGAACAGATACGTGCTTACTGTGAAACCTGTTGGGAGTGGCAGGAAGCTCATGAACAAGGCATGGACCAGGACAAAAATCCAA tgccaGCACCTGTTGAACATCAGATCTGTCCTGCTGTGTGTGTTCTAATGAAACTTTCATTTGATGAAGAGCATAGACATGCAATGAATGAACTAG gTAGGAAGGCTACCCGGGGCATTTCATCACAGGAGCTAGGGCAGGGGCTTTCAG GGGGACTACAGGCCATTGCAGAATTATTGCAAGTGGACTGTGAAATGTATGGGCTTACTAATGACCACTACAGTATTACACTAAGACGATATGCTGGAATGGCTTTGACAAACTTGACTTTCGGAGATGTAGCCAACAAG GCTACGCTATGCTCTATGAAAGGCTGCATGAGAGCACTTGTGGCCCAACTAAAATCTGAAAGTGAAGACTTACAGCAG GTTATTGCAAGTGTTTTGCGGAATTTGTCTTGGCGAGCAGATGTAAATAGTAAAAAGACGTTGCGGGAAGTCGGAAGTGTGAAAGCATTGATGGAATGTGCTTTAGAAGTTAAAAAG GAATCAACCCTCAAAAGCGTATTGAGTGCCTTATGGAATTTGTCAGCACATTGCACTGAGAATAAAGCTGATATATGTGCTGTAGATGGTGCACTTGCATTTTTGGTTGGCACTCTTACTTACCGGAGCCAGACAAACACTTTagccattattgaaagtggaggTGGGATATTACGGAATGTGTCCAGCTTGATAGCTACAAATGAGGACCACAG GCAAATTCTAAGAGAGAACAACTGTCTACAGACTTTATTACAACACTTAAAATCTCATAGTTTGACAATAGTCAGTAATGCTTGTGGAACTTTGTGGAATCTCTCAGCAAGAAATCCTAAAGACCAGGAAGCATTATGGGACATGGGGGCAGTTAGCATGCTCAAGAACCTCATTCATTCAAAGCACAAAATGATTGCTATGGGAAGTGCTGCAGCTTTAAGGAATCTCATGGCAAATAGGCCTGCGAAGTACAAGGATGCCAATATTATGTCTCCTGGCTCAAGCTTGCCATCTCTTCATGTTAGGAAACAAAAAGCCCTAGAAGCAGAATTAGATGCTCAGCATTTGTCAGAAACTTTTGACAATATAGACAATTTAAGTCCCAAGGCATCTCATCGTAGTAAGCAAAGACACAAGCAAAGTCTCTATGGTGATTATGTTTTTGACACCAATCGACATGATGATAATAGGTCAGACAATTTTAATGCTGGCAACATGACTGTCCTTTCACCATATTTGAATACTACAGTGTTACCCAGCTCCTCTTCATCAAGAGGAAGCTTAGATAGTTCTCGTTCTGAAAAAGATAGAAGTTTGGAGAGAGAACGAGGAATTGGTCTAGGCAACTACCATCCAGCAACAGAAAATCCAGGAACCTCTTCAAAGCGAGGTTTGCAGATCTCCACCACTGCAGCCCAGATTGCCAAAGTCATGGAAGAAGTGTCAGCCATTCATACCTCTCAGGAAGACAGGAGTTCTGGGTCTACCACTGAATTACATTGTGTGACAGATGAGAGAAATGCACTTAGGAGAAGCTCTGCTGCCCATACACATTCAAACACTTACAATTTCACTAAGTCAGAAAATTCAAATAGGACATGTTCTATGCCTTATGCCAAATTAGAATACAAGAGATCTTCAAATGATAGTTTAAATAGTGTCAGTAGTAGTGATGGTTATGGTAAAAGAGGTCAAATGAAACCGTCAATTGAATCCTATTCTGAAGATGATGAAAGTAAGTTTTGCAGTTATGGTCAATACCCAGCCGACCTAGCCCATAAAATACATAGTGCAAATCATATGGATGATAATGATGGAGAACTAGATACACCAATAAATTATAGTCTTAAATATTCAGATGAGCAGTTGAACTCTGGAAGGCAAAGTCCTTCACAGAATGAAAGATGGGCAAGACCCAAACACATAatagaagatgaaataaaacaaagtgaGCAAAGACAATCAAGGAGTCAAAGTACAACTTATGCTGTTTATACTGAGAGCACTGATGATAAACACCTCAAGTTCCAACCACATTTTGGACAGCAGGAATGTGTTTCTCCATACAGGTCACGGGGAGCCAACGGTTCAGAAACAAATCGAGTGGGTTCTAATCATGGAATTAATCAAAATGTAAGCCAGTCTTTGTGTCAAGAAGATGACTATGAAGATGATAAGCCTACCAACTATAGTGAACGTTACTCTGAAGAAGAACAGCatgaagaagaagagagaccAACAAATTATAGCATAAAATACAATGAAGAGAAACATCATGTGGATCAGCCTATTgattatagtttaaaatatgcCACAGATATTCCTTCGTCACAGAAACAGTCATTTTCATTCTCAAAGAGTTCATCTGGACAAAGCACTAAAACTGAACATATCTCTTCAAGCAGTGAGAATACGTCCACACCTTCATCTAATGCCAAGAGGCCGAATCAGCTCCATCCAAGTTCGGCACAGAGTAGAAGTGGTCAGACTCAAAAGGCTGCCACTTGCAAAGTTTCTTCTATTAACCAAGAAACAATACAGACTTATTGTGTAGAAGATACTCCAATATGTTTTTCAAGATGTAGTTCATTATCATCTTTGTCATCAGCTGAAGATGAAATAGGATGTGATCAGACGACACAGGAAGCAGATTCTGCTAATACCCTGcaaatagcagaaataaaagacaagattGGAACTAGGTCAACTGAAGACCCTGTAAGCGAAGTTCCAGCAGTGTCGCAGCACACTAGAACCAAACCCAGCAGACTGCAGGGTTCTAGTTTATCTTCAGAATCAACCAGGCACAAAGCTGTTGAATTTTCTTCAGGAGCAAAATCTCCCTCCAAAAGTGGTGCTCAGACACCCAAAAGTCCACCTGAACACTATGTTCAGGAGACTCCACTTATGTTTAGCAGATGTACTTCCGTCAGTTCACTTGATAGTTTTGAGAGTCGTTCGATTGCCAGCTCCGTTCAGAGTGAACCATGCAGTGGAATGGTAAGTGGCATTATAAGCCCCAGTGATCTTCCAGATAGCCCTGGACAAACCATGCCACCAAGCAGAAGTAAAACCCCTCCACCACCTCCTCAAACAGCCCAAACCAAGCGAGAAGtacctaaaaataaaacacctactGCCGAAAAGAGAGAGAGTGGACCTAAGCAAGCTGCAGTAAATGCTGCAGTTCAGAGGGTCCAGGTTCTTCCAGATGCTGATACTTTATTACACTTTGCCACGGAAAGTACTCCAGATGGATTTTCTTGTTCATCTAGCCTGAGTGCTCTGAGCCTTGATGAGCCATTTATACAGAAAGATGTGGAATTAAGAATAATGCCTCCAGTTCAGGAAAATGACAATGGGAATGAAACAGAATCAGAGCAACctaaagaatcaaatgaaaaccaagagaaagaggcagaaaaaactATTGATTCTGAAAAGGACCTATTAGATGATTCAGATGATGATGATATTGAAATACTAGAAGAATGTATTATTTCTGCCATGCCAACAAAGTCATCACGTAAAGCAAAAAAGCCAGCCCAGACTGCTTCAAAATTACCTCCACCTGTGGCAAGGAAACCAAGTCAGCTGCCTGTGTACAAACTTCTACCATCACAAAACAGGTTGCAACCCCAAAAGCATGTTAGTTTTACACCGGGAGATGATATGCCACGAGTATATTGTGTAGAAGGGACACCTATAAACTTTTCCACAGCTACATCTCTAAGTGATCTAACAATAGAATCCCCTCCAAATGAGTTAGCTGCTGGAGAAGGAGTTAGAGCAGGGGCACAGTCAGGTGAATTTGAAAAACGAGATACCATTCCTACAGAAGGCAGAAGTACAGATGAGGCTCAAGGAGGAAAAACCTCATCTGTAACCATACCTGAATTGGATGATAATAAAGCAGAGGAAGGTGATATTCTTGCAGAATGCATTAATTCTGCTATGCCCAAAGGGAAAAGTCACAAGCCTTTCCGTGTGAAAAAGATAATGGACCAGGTCCAGCAAGCATCTGCGTCCTCTTCTGCAACCAACAAAAATCAGTTAGAtggtaagaaaaagaaaccaacttCACCAGTAAAACCTATACCACAAAATACTGAATATCGGACACGTATAAGAAAAAATGCagactcaaaaaataatttaaatgctgAGAGACTTTTCTCAGACAACAAAGattcaaagaaacagaatttgaaaaataattccaaGGACTTCAATGATAAGCTCCCAAATAATGAAGATAGAGTCAGAGGAAGTTTTGCTTTTGATTCACCTCATCATTACACACCTATTGAAGGAACTCCTTACTGTTTTTCACGAAATGATTCTTTGAGTTCTCTagattttgatgatgatgatgttgaccTTTCCAGGGAAAAGGCTGAATTAAGAAAGGCgaaagaaaataaggaatcaGAAGCTAAAGTTACCAGCCACACAGATCTAACCTCCAACCAACAATCAGCTAGTAAGACACAAGCTATTGCAAAGCATCCAATAAATCGAGGTCAGCTTAAACCCATACTGCAGAAGCAATCCACTTTTCCCCAGTCATCCAAAGACATACCAGACAGAGGGGCAGCAACTGatgaaaaattacagaattttgCTATTGAAAATACTCCAGTTTGCTTTTCTCATAATTCCTCTCTGAGTTCTCTCAGTGACATTGaccaagaaaacaacaacaataaagaaaatgaacctATCAAAGAGACTGAGCCCCCTGATTCACAGGGAGAACCAAGTAAACCTCAAGCATCAGGCTATGCTCCAAAATCGTTTCATGTTGAAGATACCCCAGTTTGTTTCTCAAGAAACAGTTCTCTCAGTTCTCTTAGTATTGACTCTGAAGATGACCTGTTGCAGGAATGTATAAGCTCCGcaatgccaaaaaagaaaaagccttcaaGACTTAAGGGTGATAATGAAAAACATAGTCCCAGAAATATGGGTGGCATGTTAGCTGAAGATCTGACACTTGATTTAAAAGATATACAGAGACCAGATTCAGAACATGGTTTATCCCCTGATTCAGAAAATTTTGATTGGAAAGCTATTCAGGAAGGTGCAAATTCCATAGTAAGTAGTTTACAtcaagctgctgctgctgcatgtTTATCTAGACAAGCTTCATCTGATTCAGATTCCATCCTTTCCCTGAAATCAGGAATCTCTCTGGGATCACCGTTTCATCTTACACCTGATCAAGAAGAAAAACCCTTTACGAGTAATAAAGGCCCACGAATTCTAAAACCGGGGGAGAAAAGTACATTGGAAACTAAAAAGATAGAATCTGAAAGTAAAGGaatcaaaggaggaaaaaaagtttataaaagtttGATTACTGGAAAAGTTCGATCTAATTCAGAAATTTCAGGCCAAATGAAACAGCCCCTTCAAGCAAACATGCCTTCAATCTCTCGAGGCAGGACAATGATTCATATTCCAGGAGTTCGAAATAGCTCCTCAAGTACAAGTCCTGTTTCTAAAAAAGGCCCACCCCTTAAGACTCCAGCCTCCAAAAGCCCTAGTGAAGGTCAAACAGCCACCACTTCTCCTAGAGGAGCCAAGCCATCTGTGAAATCAGAATTAAGCCCTGTTGCCAGGCAGACATCTCAAATAGGTGGGTCAAGTAAAGCACCTTCTAGATCAGGATCTAGAGATTCGACCCCTTCAAGACCTGCCCAGCAACCATTAAGTAGACCTATACAGTCTCCTGGCCGAAACTCAATTTCCCCTGGTAGAAATGGAATAAGTCCTCCTAACAAATTATCTCAGCTTCCAAGGACATCATCTCCTAGTACTGCTTCAACTAAGTCCTCAGGTTCTGGAAAAATGTCGTATACATCTCCAGGCAGACAGATGAGCCAACAGAACCTTACCAAACAAACAGGTTTATCCAAGAACGCCAGTAGTATTCCAAGAAGTGAGTCTGCCTCCAAAGGACTAAATCAGGTGAATAATGGTAATGGAGCCAATAAAAAGGTAGAACTTTCTAGAATGTCTTCAACTAAATCAAGTGGAAGTGAATCTGATAGATCAGAAAGACCTGTATTAGTACGCCAGTCAACTTTCATCAAAGAAGCTCCAAGCCCAACCTTAAGAAGAAAATTGGAGGAATCTGCTTCATTTGAATCCCTTTCTCCATCGTCTAGACCGGCTTCTCCCACTAGGTCCCAGGCACAAACTCCAGTTTTAAGTCCTTCCCTTCCTGATATGTCTTTATCCACACATTCATCTGTTCAGGCTGGTGGATGGCGAAAACTACCCCCTAATCTCAGTCCCACTATAGAGTATAATGATGGAAGACCAGCAAAGCGCCATGATATTGCACGGTCTCATTCTGAAAGTCCTTCTAGACTTCCGATCAATAGGTCAGGAACCTGGAAACGTGAGCACAGCAAACATTCATCATCCCTTCCTCGAGTAAGCACTTGGAGAAGAACTGGAAGTTCATCTTCAATTCTTTCTGCTTCATCAGAATCcagtgaaaaagcaaaaagtgaGGATGAAAAACATGTGAACTCTATTTCAGGAACCAAACAAAGTAAAGAAAACCAAGTATCCGCAAAAGgaacatggagaaaaataaaagaaaatgaaatttctccCACAAATAGTACTTCTCAGACCGTTTCCTCAGGTGCTACAAATGGTGCTGAATCAAAGACTCTAATTTATCAAATGGCACCTGCTGTTTCTAAAACAGAGGATGTTTGGGTAAGAATTGAGGACTGTCCCATTAACAATCCTAGATCTGGAAGATCTCCCACAGGTAATACTCCCCCGGTGATTGACAGTGTTTCAGAAAAGGGAAATCCAAACAAAGATTCAAAAGATAATCAGGCAAAACAAAATGTGGGTAATGGCAGTGTTCCCATGCGTACCGTGGGTTTGGAAAATCGCCTGAACTCCTTTATTCAGGTAGATGCCCCTGACCAGAAAGGAACTGAGACAAAACCAGGACAAAATAATCCTGTCCCTGTATCAGAGACTAATGAAAGTTCTATAGTGGAACGTACCCCATTCAGTTCTAGCAGCTCAAGCAAACACAGTTCACCTAGTGGGACTGTTGCTGCCAGAGTGACTCCTTTTAATTACAACCCAAGCCCTAGGAAAAGCAGCGCAGATAGCACTTCAGCTCGGCCGTCTCAGATCCCAACTCCAGTGAATAACAACACAAAGAAGCGAGATTCAAAAACTGACAGCACAGAATCCAGTGGAACCCAAAGTCCTAAGCGTCATTCTGGGTCTTACCTTGTGACATCCGTTTAA